Proteins encoded in a region of the Corynebacterium genitalium ATCC 33030 genome:
- a CDS encoding esterase/lipase family protein: MSIRDEVEGVFDDVIEDIHPEIFNDPDFLPRHDTPVLYVHGIHSRASAFRRQGKFLRDNGYWVWSFDYGKMRLPGLYGVGPFLDLVAELSDNIDTVLEATGAKQVDLIAHSQGGNVAAHYVSNNRHEEHIKVRRVVTMGTPFYGTDFSGWVPRVPWWIINLLGGPGAKEQLQGVNAPVTDQRVVYTSLYSRADTWATPHSSSFLTSDNGADVAVKAIPSGPKHPLMPRDMEIAELTKWGLEREAQQSRPR, translated from the coding sequence GTGAGCATCCGCGACGAGGTCGAGGGTGTCTTCGATGATGTGATCGAGGATATCCATCCGGAGATTTTCAACGACCCCGATTTCCTGCCCCGGCACGACACCCCGGTACTGTATGTGCACGGCATTCACAGCCGGGCGTCGGCGTTTCGGCGCCAAGGGAAGTTCCTGCGCGATAACGGCTACTGGGTCTGGTCCTTTGACTACGGGAAGATGCGCCTGCCCGGGCTGTACGGAGTAGGCCCGTTCCTCGACCTCGTTGCGGAGCTGTCCGACAACATTGACACCGTCCTCGAGGCGACCGGGGCGAAGCAGGTGGATCTCATCGCGCACTCGCAGGGCGGCAACGTCGCGGCGCATTACGTGTCCAACAACCGGCACGAGGAGCACATCAAGGTCCGCCGCGTGGTCACCATGGGCACGCCCTTTTACGGCACGGACTTCAGCGGCTGGGTGCCGCGCGTGCCGTGGTGGATCATCAACCTGCTCGGCGGCCCGGGAGCGAAGGAGCAGCTGCAGGGCGTCAACGCTCCCGTGACGGACCAGCGGGTGGTGTACACCTCGCTGTACTCCAGGGCGGACACGTGGGCGACGCCGCACAGTTCGTCCTTCCTGACGTCCGACAACGGGGCGGACGTGGCCGTCAAAGCCATTCCCAGCGGCCCGAAGCACCCGCTCATGCCGCGGGATATGGAGATCGCGGAGCTGACTAAATGGGGGCTTGAGCGAGAAGCTCAGCAATCTCGGCCTCGCTAA
- the trxA gene encoding thioredoxin, whose amino-acid sequence MTAINVTQSTFKSEVVESDIPVLVDFWAEWCGPCKKLSPLLDEIAEEMDGQIKVAKVNVDQERLLGAMFQVMSIPNVMIFSGGEKVDEFVGLVPKQEIVSRVRNHL is encoded by the coding sequence ATGACAGCGATCAACGTCACACAATCGACGTTCAAGTCTGAGGTCGTCGAGTCTGACATCCCGGTCCTGGTGGACTTTTGGGCCGAATGGTGCGGCCCATGCAAGAAATTGTCCCCGCTTCTCGATGAGATCGCAGAAGAGATGGACGGGCAGATCAAGGTGGCCAAAGTCAACGTCGATCAGGAGCGTCTCCTGGGGGCGATGTTCCAGGTCATGTCCATCCCTAACGTCATGATCTTCTCCGGCGGCGAGAAGGTCGACGAGTTCGTCGGCCTGGTGCCCAAGCAAGAGATCGTGTCCCGGGTGCGCAACCACCTCTGA
- a CDS encoding CCA tRNA nucleotidyltransferase: protein MAVTPRTASENHTDPAGLFNFPEKGDSTAFIGLLARAETAVRELEGLLTSLVREFHDRGESFYLVGGPVRDAMLGRLGNDLDFTTSARPDIIEAILSGWGEAVWDTGIEFGTVSTVKDGQQVEITTFRADLYDGVTRNPEVTFGDAIDDDLVRRDFRVNAMAIELLVAEGEDSLALDFHDPVDGLKDLLNHVLDTPQEPEVSFRDDPLRMLRAARFVSQLGFHVSERVKRAMTDMAQEINRITVERVQAELDKLMLGVQPWEGIDLLVETGLADHVLPEIPALKLERDEHMQHKDVYAHSLTVLRQATELEEEGPDLKLRWAALMHDIGKPDTREAKPGGGVSFHHHEVVGAKLTRKRMRKLKYPKHMIEDVGQLVYLHMRFHGFGEGQWTDSAVRRYVTDAGDLLPRLHKLVRADCTTRNPKKAARLQRTYDHLEERIADLAAKEDLARVRPDLDGNEIMEILGLEPGPQVGKAWKYMKDLRLEHGELGRDEAVAKLKAWWEAENG, encoded by the coding sequence ATGGCCGTGACCCCGAGGACCGCGAGCGAGAACCACACCGACCCTGCCGGGCTTTTCAATTTTCCCGAGAAGGGCGATTCCACAGCCTTCATCGGGCTGCTCGCCCGGGCGGAAACAGCGGTGCGCGAGCTTGAAGGCCTGCTCACGTCGCTGGTGCGGGAATTCCACGACCGGGGCGAGTCCTTTTACTTGGTCGGCGGCCCGGTGCGCGACGCGATGCTCGGCCGACTCGGCAATGACCTGGACTTTACGACGTCCGCACGGCCCGACATCATCGAAGCCATCTTGAGCGGCTGGGGCGAGGCCGTGTGGGACACCGGCATCGAATTCGGAACCGTGTCGACAGTCAAGGACGGCCAGCAGGTGGAGATCACCACCTTCCGCGCTGATCTGTATGACGGTGTCACACGCAACCCCGAAGTCACCTTCGGCGACGCAATTGACGACGATCTGGTGCGCCGCGACTTCCGCGTGAATGCAATGGCGATCGAGCTCCTTGTCGCCGAGGGCGAGGATTCACTCGCGCTGGATTTCCACGATCCCGTCGACGGCCTGAAAGACCTGCTGAACCACGTCCTGGACACTCCGCAGGAGCCCGAGGTCAGCTTCCGCGATGACCCGCTGCGCATGCTCCGGGCGGCCCGGTTCGTCTCCCAGCTGGGGTTCCACGTCTCAGAGCGAGTGAAGCGTGCGATGACGGACATGGCGCAGGAAATAAACCGCATCACCGTCGAGCGCGTGCAGGCGGAGCTGGACAAGCTCATGCTCGGGGTGCAGCCGTGGGAGGGCATTGACCTGCTCGTGGAGACGGGCCTGGCCGACCACGTGCTGCCGGAGATCCCGGCGCTCAAGCTCGAGCGCGACGAGCACATGCAGCACAAAGACGTCTATGCCCACTCGCTGACCGTGCTGCGCCAGGCCACCGAGCTTGAAGAAGAAGGACCGGACCTGAAGCTGCGTTGGGCGGCGCTCATGCATGACATCGGCAAGCCGGACACCCGCGAGGCGAAGCCGGGCGGCGGGGTGTCCTTCCACCACCACGAGGTCGTCGGAGCGAAGTTGACGCGCAAGCGGATGCGCAAGCTGAAGTACCCGAAGCACATGATCGAAGACGTGGGCCAGCTGGTCTACCTGCACATGCGCTTCCACGGTTTCGGGGAGGGCCAGTGGACCGACTCCGCCGTGCGCCGCTACGTGACCGATGCGGGAGACCTCCTCCCCCGCCTGCACAAGCTCGTCCGCGCAGACTGCACGACGCGTAACCCGAAGAAGGCGGCGCGTCTCCAGCGCACCTACGACCATCTGGAGGAGCGCATCGCGGACCTTGCTGCCAAGGAGGATCTCGCCCGCGTGCGCCCGGACCTGGACGGTAATGAGATCATGGAGATCTTGGGCCTCGAACCCGGCCCGCAGGTGGGCAAGGCGTGGAAATACATGAAGGATCTCCGCTTGGAACACGGTGAACTGGGCCGTGATGAGGCCGTCGCAAAGCTCAAGGCGTGGTGGGAGGCAGAAAATGGCTGA
- a CDS encoding RNA polymerase sigma factor: MHAQHYSDKALVAAYLAGDQRAFTMIVQRHRRQMWALALRYTRNEHDAQDVMQDALLKAAVKMETYRGESGLGTWLCRLVLNAGYDHCKRADNKRRHVSIDDDEKISPDTNRALSHEPLTHLDRRLALMQVLGKLPAANRSALLLIDVAGLSINHAARELGVRPGTVKSRRHRARDMLLQMIDEDVNLVS; encoded by the coding sequence ATGCATGCACAGCACTACAGCGACAAAGCGCTGGTGGCGGCCTATCTTGCGGGGGATCAGCGCGCGTTCACGATGATCGTGCAGCGCCACCGCCGCCAGATGTGGGCGCTCGCGCTGCGCTACACCCGCAATGAGCATGACGCGCAGGATGTCATGCAGGACGCGCTGCTCAAAGCAGCAGTGAAGATGGAGACGTACCGCGGCGAATCGGGCCTGGGGACGTGGCTGTGCCGCCTCGTGCTCAACGCAGGCTACGACCATTGCAAGCGCGCGGACAACAAGCGCCGCCACGTGAGCATCGACGACGACGAGAAGATCAGCCCCGACACCAACCGGGCTCTGTCCCATGAACCGCTGACGCACCTCGACCGCAGGCTCGCGCTCATGCAGGTGCTGGGCAAGCTTCCTGCCGCGAACCGTTCTGCGCTGCTGCTTATCGACGTCGCAGGTCTGTCCATCAACCACGCCGCCCGCGAGCTCGGCGTGCGCCCCGGGACAGTGAAGTCCCGCAGGCACCGCGCCCGGGACATGCTGCTGCAGATGATCGATGAGGACGTGAATCTTGTTAGTTAG
- the murJ gene encoding murein biosynthesis integral membrane protein MurJ, with product MEKAETSDRSVVRSTGSMAVATLLSRITGFIRTVMITSALGGAVASAFISANTLPNMVTEIVLGSVLTALVVPVLVRAEKEDPDHGASFIRRLFTLTFTLVTVATVITLVGAPLLTRLMLDGDGQVNVVQATSFAYLLLPQIMFYGLFSLFMAVLNTKEVFRPGAWAPVANNVVTITVMALYMLVPGSIHPDDPTPVTDPHVLLLGLGTTFGVVVQCLIMLPALRRTGVDLRLEWGIDDRLKQFGGMALAIITYVAISQVGYIINNRIASSVHESAPIIYANHWLLLQVPYGIIGVTLLTAIMPRLSRNAADGDDKSVVRDLTLGTKLTFIAVIPIIIFMTALGPDIGTALFRYGNFSSEDARTLGLTLSFSAFALIPYALVMLHLRVFYAREEAWTPTFIIAGITFTKVVLALLAPFAATRPDQVVVLLGAANGFGFVAGAVIGSFLLRSKLGSLRTGEVLKTSAWAVLSGVVGVGVVFAIRWLLHLVWSGRSAVAMLIEIAVLGVIFVAVTAVVLSFSKLPEVETVMQRFKRSTPVEESAPALSTFMLEDTFNASPVPPPMSAGVVRGPRLIPGAAVSDGRFRLLKDHGAATGARFWQAREQRTGRMVALTFVDTCGAAPLAPVAPRQAAIDAAGVSHRTHRLRELQLPGVAPILEAIPYRMGCLVVSDWVPGSSLKAVAESGAPLLEQAVDDAMVPLNQSVAFAHQHGVPLGLDNRDRMRVTEDGAIVLAFPAVLPGADLDSDNAALGFAEDLLHNLSGEGPGETVQVPVEQEIDTPPVRGFGERGLGAFGITALVAVAISAVLIVALLTTYILSQFRDEPDNPVRDVATESGPVSQAQSLPVFIAPLTVEPENFAPLVDGDGATTATVTPGQKFTITTDGPFIADQLIFHTEPGPGLEYTIYGLAGGNREVLAEGTLTSGPQHTVDITDNPTLNGLEIAFTGADGAAVAVQEVSVVGKRALHTGVRNN from the coding sequence ATGGAGAAAGCTGAAACTTCGGACCGCTCCGTCGTAAGGTCCACTGGCTCAATGGCAGTGGCGACGCTGTTGTCGCGCATCACCGGCTTCATCCGTACGGTGATGATCACATCGGCGCTCGGCGGCGCGGTGGCATCGGCATTCATCTCGGCGAACACGCTGCCGAACATGGTCACGGAGATCGTGCTCGGCTCGGTGCTCACCGCCCTGGTGGTGCCGGTGCTGGTGCGCGCGGAGAAAGAGGATCCGGACCACGGCGCCTCCTTCATCCGGCGGCTGTTCACGCTGACGTTCACGCTCGTGACTGTGGCCACGGTGATCACGCTCGTCGGTGCACCACTGCTGACACGGCTGATGCTCGATGGCGACGGCCAAGTCAACGTCGTTCAGGCCACCTCGTTTGCGTATCTGCTCTTGCCGCAGATCATGTTCTACGGCTTGTTCTCACTGTTCATGGCGGTGCTGAACACCAAGGAAGTGTTCCGCCCCGGCGCGTGGGCGCCGGTGGCGAACAACGTGGTGACCATCACGGTCATGGCGCTCTACATGCTGGTGCCGGGGTCCATTCACCCGGACGACCCGACACCTGTCACCGATCCGCACGTATTGTTGTTAGGCCTCGGCACCACGTTCGGCGTGGTGGTCCAGTGCCTGATTATGCTGCCGGCGCTCAGGCGCACCGGCGTCGACCTGCGGCTCGAGTGGGGCATCGACGACAGGTTGAAGCAGTTCGGCGGGATGGCGTTGGCCATCATCACCTACGTGGCCATTTCACAGGTCGGCTACATCATCAATAACCGCATCGCCTCGAGCGTCCACGAATCCGCGCCGATCATCTACGCGAACCACTGGCTGCTGCTCCAAGTGCCCTACGGCATCATCGGTGTGACGCTGCTGACGGCGATCATGCCGCGGCTGAGCCGCAACGCTGCCGACGGTGATGACAAGAGCGTGGTCCGCGACCTGACGCTCGGTACGAAGCTGACGTTCATCGCGGTCATCCCGATCATCATCTTCATGACGGCACTGGGCCCCGACATCGGTACCGCCCTGTTCCGTTACGGCAACTTCAGTTCCGAGGACGCCCGCACCCTGGGCCTGACGCTGAGTTTCTCCGCGTTCGCCCTCATCCCGTACGCGCTGGTGATGCTGCACCTGCGCGTCTTCTACGCCCGCGAGGAGGCGTGGACGCCGACCTTCATCATCGCCGGCATCACCTTCACCAAGGTGGTTCTGGCGTTGCTGGCTCCGTTCGCGGCGACGCGCCCCGATCAGGTGGTGGTGCTGCTCGGCGCCGCCAACGGCTTCGGCTTTGTCGCCGGCGCCGTGATCGGTTCTTTCCTGCTGCGCAGCAAGCTCGGCTCGCTGAGAACCGGGGAAGTCCTCAAGACTTCCGCGTGGGCGGTTCTTTCTGGTGTGGTGGGCGTTGGAGTAGTGTTCGCCATCCGCTGGCTGCTTCATCTGGTGTGGTCGGGGCGTTCCGCGGTCGCCATGCTGATAGAGATCGCCGTGCTCGGCGTCATCTTCGTCGCCGTCACCGCCGTGGTGCTGTCCTTCTCCAAACTGCCTGAGGTGGAGACAGTCATGCAGCGCTTCAAGCGCAGCACTCCGGTGGAGGAGTCCGCGCCGGCTCTATCCACCTTCATGCTGGAGGACACTTTCAATGCGTCCCCGGTCCCGCCGCCGATGTCCGCCGGTGTCGTCCGCGGGCCGCGCCTGATCCCGGGTGCCGCGGTGTCCGACGGGCGTTTCCGTCTGCTGAAGGACCACGGTGCCGCCACCGGCGCCCGCTTCTGGCAGGCCCGGGAGCAACGGACCGGCCGGATGGTGGCGCTGACGTTCGTGGACACGTGCGGTGCGGCACCGCTTGCTCCTGTCGCTCCGCGCCAGGCTGCTATCGACGCCGCCGGTGTCTCCCACCGCACCCACCGCCTGCGCGAACTCCAGCTGCCCGGTGTGGCACCGATCTTGGAGGCGATTCCGTACCGCATGGGCTGCCTTGTGGTCTCGGACTGGGTACCGGGGTCGTCCCTCAAGGCCGTCGCCGAGTCGGGCGCCCCGCTGCTCGAGCAGGCAGTCGACGACGCAATGGTGCCGCTGAATCAGTCCGTGGCCTTCGCGCACCAGCACGGCGTCCCCCTTGGCCTGGACAACCGCGACCGCATGCGCGTGACTGAAGACGGCGCCATCGTCCTAGCGTTCCCCGCCGTCCTGCCGGGCGCGGACCTTGATTCCGATAACGCCGCCCTGGGCTTCGCGGAGGACCTGCTGCACAACCTCTCTGGCGAGGGACCTGGCGAGACCGTGCAGGTGCCAGTGGAGCAAGAGATCGATACACCACCGGTGCGCGGTTTCGGCGAGCGCGGTCTCGGCGCATTCGGCATCACGGCTCTGGTGGCGGTAGCAATCAGCGCGGTCCTCATCGTCGCCCTGTTGACCACGTACATCCTCAGCCAGTTCCGCGACGAGCCGGACAACCCGGTGCGCGACGTGGCTACCGAGTCCGGCCCGGTAAGCCAGGCGCAGTCGCTTCCGGTTTTCATCGCCCCGCTGACGGTGGAGCCGGAGAATTTCGCCCCGCTTGTCGACGGCGACGGCGCCACCACCGCCACCGTCACCCCCGGACAGAAGTTCACGATCACCACGGATGGCCCCTTCATCGCCGATCAGCTGATCTTCCACACCGAGCCCGGCCCTGGGCTGGAGTACACCATCTACGGTCTTGCCGGAGGCAACCGCGAGGTTCTCGCAGAGGGCACGCTCACCAGTGGCCCGCAGCATACCGTCGACATCACCGACAACCCGACGCTCAACGGGCTGGAGATCGCCTTCACGGGTGCGGATGGCGCGGCGGTTGCGGTGCAGGAGGTCAGCGTCGTCGGCAAGCGTGCGTTGCACACTGGAGTGCGCAACAACTAA
- a CDS encoding DUF6049 family protein — protein sequence MKARICAVVAAAVVAVCASPAHADLPVPMDPQNSAVASQWVNPQIRASDGSENITLSLVDAPSTADSGSTVDAIVRVRNDGDEQMDNLTVTPRRGPVSGSVSDAQVATIAAPGEYTVAGDTVEVPNLSAGEEAEITVQVDVSDQPLAATFPIMVVLEQEGTHLDSERWHMAVRGDLPEEQTPAGVSVLYPVSAPVDIVPGETGEAPNSPPLILASEQLADQLEPGGRLDQLIETYAETTDDTGVADATCLALDPALVDTVDRMAQGYKVDDDRPSPGRQRQRLRDSWGREDAAFMDAAPGRGAEDAAAWLEKVKAASASGCTVALPWANADLNAIARTGDRWLMREALERGPFTLGRVLGTPIVQNIVVPGAGYLTPESAPAMGWADHSRSTVPQVGMQSAWENEQAETQDGPGGKIEGDQQTTLDTPTLPSTEDVAAPEPSQPVRVLVADNTVPGERFATATPGVVTVGFDDALASTLAATGSHPETTGYSQEKLRYDYSMDSVAARDLTAASAIATAARTAGEEPVLVNPPAAWDASTAQQVMGTVGELMSSRIAEPMPLEEYTRPPEQIDQADLEALGTPYNDPTVYSDTEILNAGQQARYIDDLTSILVNDGAIALTRYGYTLPLRLDLLAALPVTHRRALTFYTDAELRTRTRLNGGRDALGAIKASISLIPPGNVYTRTSESSPLLIVAENGLPLPVDASILYQGPPDAKLNTPTEFRIPARGSLTLQMTADLPQNNKRTDLQLYLSTPDNRPISQPVNIAVQTAGGALATRILVAGLAVLFALAVLFQLGKRRREH from the coding sequence ATGAAGGCACGGATCTGCGCAGTCGTGGCAGCAGCAGTGGTGGCAGTCTGTGCTTCCCCCGCGCACGCCGACCTGCCGGTGCCGATGGATCCGCAAAACTCGGCCGTGGCCTCGCAGTGGGTCAATCCGCAGATTCGCGCGAGCGACGGCAGCGAGAACATCACGCTCTCGCTTGTCGACGCTCCCTCTACCGCCGATTCCGGCTCCACCGTCGACGCGATTGTGCGGGTGCGTAACGACGGCGATGAGCAGATGGACAACCTCACGGTGACTCCCCGGCGCGGACCTGTCTCCGGGTCTGTCTCCGATGCCCAGGTAGCAACGATTGCGGCGCCGGGGGAGTACACGGTCGCCGGTGACACGGTCGAGGTGCCGAACCTGTCCGCAGGGGAGGAAGCCGAAATCACCGTGCAGGTGGATGTCTCGGACCAACCGCTCGCGGCGACGTTCCCGATCATGGTCGTGCTGGAGCAGGAAGGCACCCACTTAGATAGCGAGCGCTGGCACATGGCCGTGCGGGGTGATCTGCCCGAGGAGCAGACTCCCGCGGGTGTCTCGGTGCTCTACCCGGTGAGCGCACCGGTGGACATTGTGCCGGGGGAGACCGGCGAAGCTCCGAACAGCCCGCCGTTGATTCTGGCCTCCGAGCAGCTCGCGGATCAGCTCGAACCTGGGGGGCGCCTGGATCAGTTGATCGAGACGTACGCGGAGACCACCGACGACACTGGCGTCGCTGACGCCACGTGTCTCGCTCTCGACCCCGCGCTGGTGGACACAGTGGACCGAATGGCGCAGGGGTACAAGGTCGACGACGATCGCCCATCCCCGGGCCGCCAACGCCAGCGCCTGCGCGATTCTTGGGGCCGTGAGGACGCGGCCTTCATGGATGCCGCGCCGGGCCGGGGCGCAGAGGATGCTGCTGCCTGGCTAGAGAAGGTCAAGGCCGCGAGCGCGTCTGGCTGCACGGTGGCACTGCCCTGGGCGAATGCTGACTTGAACGCCATCGCCCGCACCGGTGATAGGTGGCTCATGCGCGAGGCCCTCGAGCGCGGGCCCTTCACCTTGGGCCGCGTGCTGGGTACTCCCATCGTGCAGAACATAGTGGTGCCTGGCGCGGGCTACCTCACCCCGGAGTCTGCGCCGGCGATGGGCTGGGCGGACCACAGCAGGTCGACGGTGCCGCAGGTCGGCATGCAGAGCGCGTGGGAAAACGAGCAGGCTGAAACGCAAGACGGGCCCGGCGGCAAGATCGAGGGCGACCAGCAGACCACGCTGGACACCCCGACGTTGCCCAGCACTGAGGATGTCGCGGCGCCGGAACCGTCCCAGCCGGTGCGCGTGCTCGTGGCGGACAACACCGTGCCGGGGGAGCGCTTCGCCACCGCCACACCCGGTGTGGTGACGGTGGGCTTTGATGATGCGCTGGCCAGTACGCTTGCTGCGACCGGCAGCCACCCGGAGACCACCGGTTACTCCCAGGAGAAGCTGCGCTACGACTACTCGATGGATTCGGTGGCGGCGCGCGATCTCACTGCGGCATCGGCTATCGCGACGGCAGCGCGCACGGCGGGGGAGGAGCCGGTGCTCGTCAATCCGCCGGCGGCGTGGGATGCGTCGACAGCGCAGCAAGTCATGGGTACCGTGGGGGAGCTGATGAGCTCCCGCATAGCCGAGCCGATGCCACTCGAGGAGTACACGCGCCCTCCGGAGCAGATTGATCAGGCGGACCTGGAGGCACTCGGCACGCCGTACAACGACCCGACTGTGTACTCCGACACGGAGATCCTCAACGCGGGCCAGCAGGCGCGCTACATCGACGACCTCACATCCATCCTGGTCAATGACGGTGCCATCGCCCTGACCCGTTACGGCTACACGCTCCCGTTGCGGCTGGATCTGCTCGCCGCGCTGCCGGTCACGCACCGCCGCGCCTTGACCTTCTACACGGATGCGGAGCTGCGCACCCGCACGCGGCTGAATGGGGGGCGGGATGCGTTGGGGGCGATTAAAGCGTCGATAAGCTTGATCCCGCCAGGGAACGTGTACACGCGCACGTCCGAATCCTCGCCGCTGCTCATTGTTGCGGAGAACGGACTGCCGCTGCCTGTCGACGCGTCGATTCTTTATCAGGGGCCCCCCGACGCGAAGCTGAACACCCCCACGGAGTTCCGCATCCCGGCGCGCGGTTCGCTCACCCTCCAGATGACGGCGGACCTGCCGCAGAACAATAAGCGCACTGACCTGCAGCTGTACCTCTCCACGCCGGATAATCGGCCGATTTCTCAGCCGGTGAACATCGCTGTGCAGACGGCCGGCGGGGCGCTTGCCACCCGGATCCTCGTCGCCGGGCTGGCGGTGCTGTTCGCGTTGGCGGTTCTTTTCCAACTCGGGAAACGGCGGAGAGAGCACTAG
- the trxB gene encoding thioredoxin-disulfide reductase has translation MQEAAATAANPDEVQEVIVIGSGPAGYTAALYTARADLKPLVFEGYEFGGELMNTTEVENYPGFENGIMGPDLMMEMRAQAERFGADLRAEMVDRVELDGDIKKVHVADEVYSAKAIILATGAAPRHLGIPGEQELTGRGVSTCATCDGFFFKDQHIAVVGGGDSAMEEATFLTRFGSKVTIIHRREEFRASQIMLDRAKENEKIDFLLNSVVEEVIEDGGKVAGLRIKDTVTGEESTLDATAMFVAIGHDPRSGFLNGQVDTDEGGYVIVDQPSTKTSVPGVFAAGDLVDNYYRQAITAAGSGCRAAIDAEHYLEAHS, from the coding sequence ATGCAGGAGGCCGCTGCCACGGCTGCCAACCCGGACGAGGTGCAGGAGGTCATTGTCATCGGATCCGGCCCGGCCGGGTACACCGCTGCGCTGTACACCGCCCGCGCCGACCTGAAACCGCTGGTCTTTGAAGGCTACGAGTTCGGCGGTGAGCTGATGAACACCACCGAGGTGGAGAACTACCCCGGTTTTGAAAACGGCATCATGGGCCCGGACCTGATGATGGAAATGCGTGCACAGGCAGAGCGCTTCGGCGCGGATCTGCGCGCTGAGATGGTTGACCGCGTCGAGCTGGACGGCGACATCAAGAAGGTCCACGTGGCCGATGAGGTCTACTCCGCCAAGGCCATCATCTTGGCCACCGGCGCGGCTCCGCGCCACCTGGGCATCCCGGGTGAGCAGGAGCTAACCGGCCGCGGCGTGTCCACGTGCGCGACGTGCGACGGCTTCTTCTTCAAGGACCAACACATTGCTGTCGTCGGCGGCGGCGACTCGGCAATGGAGGAGGCGACCTTCCTCACCCGATTCGGCTCGAAGGTGACTATCATTCACCGCCGCGAGGAGTTCCGCGCCTCCCAGATCATGCTTGACCGTGCGAAGGAGAATGAGAAGATCGATTTCCTCCTCAACTCCGTCGTGGAAGAGGTCATTGAGGACGGTGGCAAGGTCGCTGGCCTGCGCATCAAGGACACTGTCACTGGCGAGGAGTCCACGCTGGACGCCACCGCGATGTTCGTCGCCATCGGCCACGACCCGCGCTCCGGTTTCCTGAACGGCCAGGTGGACACCGACGAAGGCGGGTACGTCATCGTGGATCAACCGAGCACCAAGACGTCAGTGCCGGGCGTGTTCGCCGCCGGCGACCTGGTGGACAACTACTACCGTCAGGCCATCACCGCCGCCGGCTCCGGCTGCCGCGCGGCGATCGACGCCGAGCACTACTTGGAGGCCCACTCATGA
- a CDS encoding N-acetylmuramoyl-L-alanine amidase — MLRIYRVGDSSARVAEVRSTLARLGLLPGFEGDVGEWNRRSFSQAEMLFDDELAQTLKAFQQSRGILPSGDIDEITLRELRHASYTLGARVLSYQPSQIMVGDDVGQLQKQLQELGFYSGRVDGHFGPDTHAALQDYQINYGIQDDGICGPETMHALSLLGRRITGGSTQAIREREVVRLAGPRLAGKRVVIDPDIDVDKHAVVQGPYGEISEEDILWDLASRVEARMIAAGMETIMSRPRGDNPSPKARADLANSFDADLVISLQLDRYQNEKANGVATFYFGSELGASSMTGETLSGYIQREIVARTPLGNCFNHGRTWELLRMTQMPSVAVVAGYLTNPHDVAVVTDPTQRDAIAEAIVVAVKRLYLLEQDTQPTGTFTFTELLRQERA, encoded by the coding sequence GTGTTGCGTATTTATCGGGTGGGTGACTCCAGCGCGCGCGTCGCCGAAGTCCGCTCGACCCTCGCACGCTTGGGGCTGCTCCCCGGCTTTGAGGGTGACGTGGGCGAGTGGAATCGCCGCAGCTTCTCCCAGGCAGAGATGCTTTTCGACGATGAATTGGCCCAAACCCTCAAAGCCTTCCAGCAATCCCGCGGCATTTTGCCCTCCGGCGATATCGATGAGATCACGCTGCGGGAGCTGCGTCACGCCTCCTACACGCTGGGCGCGCGCGTCCTGTCGTACCAGCCGAGCCAGATCATGGTCGGCGACGATGTCGGCCAGCTGCAGAAGCAGCTGCAGGAGTTGGGCTTTTACTCGGGGCGTGTCGACGGTCACTTCGGCCCCGACACCCACGCCGCCCTGCAGGATTACCAGATCAACTACGGTATCCAGGACGACGGGATCTGCGGCCCGGAGACCATGCATGCGCTGAGCTTGCTCGGCCGCCGCATCACCGGCGGGTCCACCCAGGCCATCCGCGAGCGCGAGGTAGTCCGCCTGGCCGGCCCGCGTTTGGCGGGGAAGAGGGTGGTGATCGACCCGGATATTGACGTCGATAAGCATGCGGTCGTGCAGGGGCCCTACGGGGAGATCTCTGAAGAGGACATTCTCTGGGACTTGGCGTCGCGCGTGGAGGCGCGGATGATCGCTGCCGGCATGGAGACGATCATGTCGCGCCCGCGCGGGGACAACCCGTCGCCCAAAGCGCGCGCGGACCTGGCCAACAGTTTCGACGCTGACTTGGTGATTTCTCTGCAGCTGGACCGCTACCAGAACGAGAAGGCCAACGGTGTGGCCACGTTCTACTTCGGTTCGGAGCTGGGCGCGTCCTCAATGACGGGGGAGACCCTGTCTGGCTACATCCAGCGCGAGATTGTCGCCCGCACCCCGCTGGGCAACTGCTTCAACCACGGACGCACGTGGGAGCTGTTGCGCATGACGCAGATGCCGTCCGTCGCCGTGGTGGCGGGCTACCTGACCAACCCGCACGACGTGGCCGTTGTGACGGACCCGACGCAGCGCGACGCGATCGCCGAGGCCATTGTTGTCGCCGTGAAACGCCTGTACCTGCTGGAACAGGATACCCAGCCGACGGGCACGTTCACGTTCACCGAACTGCTGCGTCAGGAACGCGCGTGA